ATCACAGAAATAGTAGAATAAATTGCTTTATTGCATAATGTAGACCAGGTAAAAAGTTTAATTTTTCTTGCTGACCATTAAAGGAAGAAATTGAAAAAAGTAAGAAGGAAAGTAAATAAAAGGGAGGAAGGGGGATTCAATGAACACTAACAAAATATCTGCCGGGGAAAATATAGCAGGGAATAAAGAAAAGCCCTCCCCGGAACCTCTTGATCTGGAGGCTCTTTATCACAGGTACGGGATTGAACGCAGTCATGCCGACAATGTTGCACGAAATGTCCTCGAGCTTTTTAATATTCTTGCTCCCGTGCACGGGCTTCGCCCTGAGTTCCGAAAGCTTGTGGAGATAGCAGCTCTTGTCCATGACGCAGGAGTGGCTACGGACCTGGAAAACCATCATAAGGCAGGAAGAGATATCCTGCTCCTACACCCGCCTGCTAATCTGCCTGAGAAACTATGGCAGGTTGTTGCCTGGACTGCTTATCTGCACAAAAAAAGGATTGGGGAAAAGAAACTC
This window of the Methanosarcina mazei S-6 genome carries:
- a CDS encoding HD domain-containing protein; the protein is MNTNKISAGENIAGNKEKPSPEPLDLEALYHRYGIERSHADNVARNVLELFNILAPVHGLRPEFRKLVEIAALVHDAGVATDLENHHKAGRDILLLHPPANLPEKLWQVVAWTAYLHKKRIGEKKLKKLNEKDFGNMPEDLQALTLKVAALVRLADALDYSRMGSKIGQVSYGKQSIRFEIKGNGSAIDAERMRKKGDLWHLLYSTKLEFVSEIKK